Within the Desulfovibrio sp. genome, the region GTTTTGTCCCACAGCCGGATCAGGCAGTACAGTCCGCAGTATTCGGTGAATGAAGTGGGCCGCTGGGCGCACCTGAAAGGTCGCAAAGTAAAGTAGGTAACATTATGAAGATGCAGGAAATGGACGCCCAAAGCGTGGCCAGCAAGTACCGCCTGAAAAAAGCCGTAATTGCAGCGGTCAGCCTGGCGCTTTTCGCCGTGGCCGCCGCTGTGGCGTATGTGTTGTGCACGCTTCAGATCCGAAATGTCTCGCAGGAAATCCTGAATAATCAGCGCGACATGGAGCAGGTCTGGATGGACAAGTCTCTAGAGGCCATCCATTCATGGCACAATGGTCTTGCAGAACAGTCGCGTTTTATCAGCTCGGCTGAAATGTTTCGACTTTTTGCTGTCGATGTTTCTAACCTTGGGGCAGACGGCGCCATAAGGCTCACGGCTCCCGATGCGGAATCAAGCAGTGACGAGGCCCTGCACTCGCTGGCCGAGCAGCTGCCCTACATGCAGGACCTTCTGCGTGATTTTGTCCGCAGCAGGCAGTGGATAGCAGCCCGTATTGTCATGCCCAATGGCCAGCCCCTGATTGCGCAGGAACATGATGGTCCCTTAACGGAAATGCAAACGGAACTGGTACGCGAAGCAATGACCGACAAGGCTCTGACCTTTAGCCCTGTGCGCGTTCTTGGGCAGAACCTTGTCATTGACATGGTTGATCCGCTCTACGAAGTCCTGGGGCAGGGCAGCACCAAACCTGTTGCGGCTCTGCTGGCCACAATTCCCGTGGACAGGGCCCTGGTGTCCTTTCTGTCGCTGAGTCAGGAGCAGCATCGGGAAATCCGTCCCTGCATTGTGCAGAGTGAAGGCAATGCCCTACAGGGCATCAGCCTGCGTGGCGGCAAGGCTGAGTTGCTCCCGACAGGGGCGCAGATGGATAAAAGCAGCCTCACGTTCAAGCGCAGACCGGGCATTGGGGAACAGGGCGAAGTGTATTCCCTGGGCAGCTATGTCAGCGGACTCGACTGGTGGGTTGTTCTGGAAGTTCCTGCCAGTGAAGTTGATGCGGTGCTGAAGAATCAGGCTCATCAGATTTACGGCCTCGGCATTCTCGGCAGCCTGGGCTCAGCCCTGCTGGTTGCCTTTGTGTGGGCCAGCATAGCGGGGCGCGCCTACCGCACAACCGCCAATCATTTTATGCGCCTCTACCTCCTTATTCGCCAGCAAAAGCTTATGCTGGACAGCGTAAACGCCTCACTCCAGGCGGGTCTGCTGATGATCAACAGCCAGGGTCAGGTACAGATGTGCAACCCTGCCTTTAACGCCATCGTGGGAAAGTCTGAACAAGATATCGCTGGCTGCGGCGTTGCTGACCTGCTGCCGCCTGACGCTGCCGCAACCTTGCTGCAAGGCATGGATAGGGTGGCGGCTAACAAGACCGAAGGCAGCATAGAGATATCGCTCGATCAGCCGCAGGGATTCCGTTTGTACCGGGTAACGCTTTTTCCCTTTGAAGACAGGTTGCAGATGGAATCGCCTGTTTCAGGCGGATGCGTGGGTATTTTTCAGGACATCACGGAATTCCGGCGCAGGGCAGAAGCCGCCCGTGAGCGGCAGGCCAGCAGTACTGCGGCATTGGTGCGTGCCATTGAAAGCGTGGATGTGAACCTTATTGGGCATTCGCAGAAAATGGAGCAGGTGGTGGAACTTCTGTGCACAACCATGGAACTTTCCAATGAAAATAAAGAAACACTGCGCCTCGCGGCCCGCCTCTCTCAGGTCGGCAAGATTTTTGTGCCTCACCAACTGCTGACCAAGACAGGCAAGCTTACACCGGAAGAGCAGAGTGAAGTCATGCGGGCGCCAGAATACGCCCACAGGGTATTGCAGGATTTGCAGTTCGGCCTGCCAGTGCCCGATGCCGTTTACCAGATGGGAGAGCGGCTTGACGGCACCGGGCAGCCGCGTAAGCTGCGCGGCGACGAAATCACGCCCAACGCGCGCATCCTGGCCGTGGTCAACGCTTTTTGCGCCATGGTCAGCCCGCGTTCCTACCGGGCGGGCATGGAACCGCAGGAGGCTATCACGTTGCTCAAACGCGATCCGGGCTTTGACCAGGACGTTGTGGCAAAGCTGGCGGCCTTGTCCAATGACAGTTTGAAACAAGCCATTTTTGCCGGAGCGGATGTTTCTTCAAACCCTGTTCGCAGTGAGGTGTAGCGCGATCAGGGCAAGTTTTATACAATTGAAAAAGATGCGCTGGAGGCCTTTTGGGATGCTTCCGGCGCATCTTTTGTTTCATATTCAAAAGCTCGCCATAACCATTGCCACATCAAATAACAGTGACAAGCGGCTCCCCAACACAAGCGTAACGGTTGAAGCAGCGCTTTGCCAGATCAAGGCAGTCGGTCAGCGCCTCAAGGCCTGAAAAAGAATAAATAACAGTAATTGCCTTCCTGGTGCCGTCAGTGATCATTGCCCGTGTCGAATCGCTGGTGGGGCTGCCAAAGGGGCCTGAGTCATCGGCCAGCACCGGCATGTTTTCAAGGGTCATGCCTGATTTGCCAATA harbors:
- a CDS encoding HD domain-containing phosphohydrolase yields the protein MKMQEMDAQSVASKYRLKKAVIAAVSLALFAVAAAVAYVLCTLQIRNVSQEILNNQRDMEQVWMDKSLEAIHSWHNGLAEQSRFISSAEMFRLFAVDVSNLGADGAIRLTAPDAESSSDEALHSLAEQLPYMQDLLRDFVRSRQWIAARIVMPNGQPLIAQEHDGPLTEMQTELVREAMTDKALTFSPVRVLGQNLVIDMVDPLYEVLGQGSTKPVAALLATIPVDRALVSFLSLSQEQHREIRPCIVQSEGNALQGISLRGGKAELLPTGAQMDKSSLTFKRRPGIGEQGEVYSLGSYVSGLDWWVVLEVPASEVDAVLKNQAHQIYGLGILGSLGSALLVAFVWASIAGRAYRTTANHFMRLYLLIRQQKLMLDSVNASLQAGLLMINSQGQVQMCNPAFNAIVGKSEQDIAGCGVADLLPPDAAATLLQGMDRVAANKTEGSIEISLDQPQGFRLYRVTLFPFEDRLQMESPVSGGCVGIFQDITEFRRRAEAARERQASSTAALVRAIESVDVNLIGHSQKMEQVVELLCTTMELSNENKETLRLAARLSQVGKIFVPHQLLTKTGKLTPEEQSEVMRAPEYAHRVLQDLQFGLPVPDAVYQMGERLDGTGQPRKLRGDEITPNARILAVVNAFCAMVSPRSYRAGMEPQEAITLLKRDPGFDQDVVAKLAALSNDSLKQAIFAGADVSSNPVRSEV